Genomic window (Gemmatimonadota bacterium):
GTCCAGTCATTGCCCAGACCACCCGCCCATTTGGATAATTTGGCGTTGTCGGATACCATTTTGAATATGTGTTCCAGATCGTCTTGTGCGGTTGACAGATAACACGAGGACAACTGCGGATGCAAGGTTCCGGCATTGAAGAGGGTGGGTGTGGCAGAGACAAATCGGAAGGAAGAGAGTACTTCGTAAAATTGAATGGCGCGCGCCTCTTTGTCGTCTTCGTCCCAGGCGAGGCCCATTGCCACGCGCATCCAGAAGAACTGCGGGGTTTCAATGCGGCGCTCGTTGACGTGGAGCAAATAGCGATCAAAAATGGTTTGTACGCCCAGGTACTCAAAGTCTTCATCGCGCTCGGGTTTTAATGCCGCAGATAGACGCTCCAGGTCAAATACGCGCAATTTGGGATCTAAACGGTCGTTTTCAATGCCCGTTTCAATAAATTTTGCAAATCCCTGCCGACAGGCTGTGTCTCTGTCTTCTATCGCGGGTTTGAACCCCAGGGCATGGCGATAGATCACGTTGAGCAGCAGCCGCATTGCGACTTTGCTATAGGCGGGTTCTTTTTCCACGCGGCTGCGCGCTGCCAATATCATGGCGCGTTCAATATCGTCGGGTTTGATGTCGTCGTAGAGGGAACGATATATCTCGTCGAGCAGGGCCTGGGGATCTACCTCGTCATCGCAAACGGCAAATACTTCGGTGCGAATGCGGTTGGCGTCGAGGGGTTCGCGCTTGCCGTCGGCTGTTTGTACGCGCAGTTTGGGCGCATTGGGGTCTTGGGGTTCTTCTTTGCCGCTGAGTACGCGGGCTTTTTTGTGGTCTTCTCGATAGACGATGTAGCGTCGCGCGACCGCAAAGTGGCCTGCGCGCATTAGCTGGATTTCGACTTTGTCCTGAATGCGTTCGACATCTACGCTGTCATCCGGCTCGTGCAGTTCCCCTTCAATTTCAGAAATAACAGCGTCGGTGAGTTCCGACACATCGGTTTCAATTTTGGGCGGCAATGAATGATCGTTGGACAAGCCCAACTCGGCTCTAAACGCCGCCTCAATCGCGCGTTCAATGCGCGCGCGGTCAAAATCCACGACCCGACCATCGCGTTTGCGAACCGCAAAATCAACCGCTTCCAGTAAAGTGTCAACAATTTCGGCCATGCATGCCTCCCAAATGCCAACCGAGAACCAATAAGAGCCAGCTCCCGCGCGTTCTGGCAGAAAAAACAAACCCATAACCGCTGCACAAAGATCGCAACGGGGAGGGTTGAAAAGATGAGCTTGGGGATGTGTTTCAAGACAACAAATCGGGAAAACATAAGGTTGGAAATCCCAATCGCAGAGGTGGGGAGAGACTGCGAATAATGGATTTGTCTTCCCGAAAAAAAATAACAACTTATCTGCAGAAAACAGGTAAAGGGGGAGAGTGGATGAATTTTCACTAACAACTGCAAGCACAATATATGGTGGTCTATGAAAAAAGTCAATACCAAATGTGCGTAAATTGTAGTTTTAGCAGTATTGTGTTGTACGTGCGTCCAATTGCCTGTATATGCGAGATTTAGAGCAAAAAAGCGGGGACTGGAGGAAACGCATTTCGCATGCACGACAGGGAAACAATAGATTTTTTTCGCGTATTGTTTTTTCTAAAAAAAACCCTTTGACGCGGTGGGTAAAATTCCGAATATTCTGGGCGTGATTAAGAATTAGGAATTAGGAATTAAGAATTAAAAATTAGGAGCGGTAGGCTGTACACGGAGTCATACCATAACTTAAGTACTTCTGACTACAAATCACTAACAAGGGGGAATGATGGACGCTCATTTGCTCGCTTCACTTACACAGACCAAAAAGGCCAGGACGCTGCGGGCATCGTCATGGGATAACAGTGGACGCAATGGCGATGCATGGATTATTGAGGGCGGCGAGACGTGCGTGTTGGCCGATCTCAAGGGACCGGGTTGTATTACGCATATCTGGATGACGCAAAGCGGGGAGGGTGCTTTTCGCAATGTGGTTTTGAAGATGTTTTGGGATGGTGAAGACGACCCGAGTGTCGAGGTGCCGTTGGGAGATTTCTTTTGTTTGGGGCACGGTATTTCCACGTCTTTTCAGTCGCTGCCCTTTTCCGCATCTGCCAATGCACAGCGCGAGAATCAGTTTGTGCCCAATGCCGCGCTGAATTGCTATTTGCTTATGCCGTTTAATCTTTCTGCGCGCATTGAGGTGACGAATGAGGGCGATGAGTCTTATCGACAATATTTTTATGTAGATTACGAGTTGTACGACGATCCCTGGGGAGAAGATACGGCGTATTTTCACGCGCAATTTCACAGAGAGAATCCCTGCGATGGCTGGGGGCATGAGATTCGCGTCAATACGCCAGAGGCGAATATTGTCAATGTTGAACGGCAGGCGTGGGATGGCAATTACGCGATTCTGGAGGCGACAGGGGTCGGGCATTATATTGGGTGCAATTTGTCGGTGACGAATTTTCAGGGGACCTGGTGGGGCGAGGGCGATGATATGATCTGGGTGGATGGGTACAAGTGGCCGCCGGAGTTGCACGGTACAGGCAGCGAAGATTATCTCAATCAGGCGTGGGGGATGCAGGATAATGCGTTTTTGATGAATGGGTCGTCGATTTACGAGCGGAATACGGGTGGGTATCAGACGTCTTATGTATTTCATTTGACCAATCCGGTGCGGTTTGAAAAGGAGATTAAGGTGACGATTGAGCACGGGCACGGGAATCATCTGGCGAATGAGATGGCGTCTGTGGCTTACTGGTATCAAAAGGAGCCGCATCGCAAGTTTGGGATTATAGATGTGGCACAGCGACAGCCGGTAGAGAAGTCGCGCGAGGGTGAGTGGGTTCAGGATAGCGCGAATCAGACGCCGCAGCGCGAGGTGGAATTGAATGCGGAGATAAGAGAGAAGAAGCAACAGTGGGCGATGAAGAGTGAGGAGAGATAGGACTATGTCTGAGCATATTACAATTTTGGGTGGGGGTAATACGGCGTTTGCTGCGGCTGCGAATTTGACGTTGAAGGGGTTTGGTGTTACGCTTTGCGAATTGCCGGATTTCAGGGAGATGCTCGATCCTGTGCGCGATAGTGGGGTGATTCATCTGGTGGGTGTTGAGGAGACGGGGGCGGCGAGAGTTCATTCTTTGACCACGGATATTGAGGCGGCACTGAATGCCTCGGATCTGATTCTGGTGATTGTGCCTGCGTATGCACATAAGCCTTTTGTGCTGGCGTGTGCGCCCTATCTGGGACCCGAGCATACGGTTGTGCTGATGCCGGGTACGCTGGGTACGCTGGAATGGGCGACGCTGTTGAGGGAACGAGGTGTGGCGGGTGTGACGCTTGCCGAGGTGGATACTGCGCCTTATGTATGTCGGAAGACTGCGCCGGATACGGCGACGATTTGGGGCACTGTGACCGGGTTGGGTCTTGGGGTTTTGCCGGCGACGGAGACAGAGCGTGTGCGCGAGCGTCTGTCGCCTTTTTTTCCGGGGATTCAGACGTATCCCACGGTGATGGCGTGTGGTTTGTCTGCGATGAATCCGGTTGTGCATCCCGCAGGTGTGTTGATGAATGCGGGGCGGATTGAGTATTCTCACGGGGAGTTCTATTTTTACGAGGAGGGGGTTTCCCCGTCTGTGGCGAAGACGATTATGGCTGTAGATGCAGAGCGCAGAGCGATTGCAAAGGCTTTGGGGTATGATCTGGTGGCGGCTGATGAGGCGTTTTATCGCGCGGGTTTTGGGCCGAAGGGGGATTTGTGGGCCGCGATTAATGGCAGCCGGATGTTGACGCAGCTCAAGGCGCCGGGGTCGCTTGAGAGCCGATGGCTGACGGAGGATATTCCCTATGGTCTTTCAGCGTGGCACGATGTGGGCGTGCAATACGGCGTGGATGCGCCGTTGATGCGGGGGCTGGTGGATATTGCGTCTGTGGTGATGGGTTTTGATGGGTGGACGACAGGGCGCAGCGTGCGCGAGTTGGGGATTGAGGGGATGGGGTTGGAGGATTTGAATGGGTTTTTGGAGACGGGAGAAGTGTGACGAAAGGAAATTCGATATATGTAAAAGCCCGTCTGCGCCTCAGCGGATGGGCTTTTTTTATTCGATCAATTCTTTGACATTGTGAACGCGAATATCGACTTCGGGCAAATGGGTGTTCAGTATTTCGATAATGTGATCCCTGGGGCCGAGGAAGATCATGATCATATTCTGCGGCACAAAGTATTTTTCGAGAAAGGTGCGCACTTCATCATCGGTGACGGCATCAGAGCCGCCTTTGCGGCGCGGTGATTTGTAAATGGCTCTGCTTACTTCGCGGTTGAGTCTCTGCTGCGGTGTTCTGTCG
Coding sequences:
- a CDS encoding DUF2961 domain-containing protein — encoded protein: MDAHLLASLTQTKKARTLRASSWDNSGRNGDAWIIEGGETCVLADLKGPGCITHIWMTQSGEGAFRNVVLKMFWDGEDDPSVEVPLGDFFCLGHGISTSFQSLPFSASANAQRENQFVPNAALNCYLLMPFNLSARIEVTNEGDESYRQYFYVDYELYDDPWGEDTAYFHAQFHRENPCDGWGHEIRVNTPEANIVNVERQAWDGNYAILEATGVGHYIGCNLSVTNFQGTWWGEGDDMIWVDGYKWPPELHGTGSEDYLNQAWGMQDNAFLMNGSSIYERNTGGYQTSYVFHLTNPVRFEKEIKVTIEHGHGNHLANEMASVAYWYQKEPHRKFGIIDVAQRQPVEKSREGEWVQDSANQTPQREVELNAEIREKKQQWAMKSEER
- a CDS encoding NAD/NADP octopine/nopaline dehydrogenase family protein; protein product: MSEHITILGGGNTAFAAAANLTLKGFGVTLCELPDFREMLDPVRDSGVIHLVGVEETGAARVHSLTTDIEAALNASDLILVIVPAYAHKPFVLACAPYLGPEHTVVLMPGTLGTLEWATLLRERGVAGVTLAEVDTAPYVCRKTAPDTATIWGTVTGLGLGVLPATETERVRERLSPFFPGIQTYPTVMACGLSAMNPVVHPAGVLMNAGRIEYSHGEFYFYEEGVSPSVAKTIMAVDAERRAIAKALGYDLVAADEAFYRAGFGPKGDLWAAINGSRMLTQLKAPGSLESRWLTEDIPYGLSAWHDVGVQYGVDAPLMRGLVDIASVVMGFDGWTTGRSVRELGIEGMGLEDLNGFLETGEV